The following coding sequences lie in one Zingiber officinale cultivar Zhangliang chromosome 2B, Zo_v1.1, whole genome shotgun sequence genomic window:
- the LOC122047602 gene encoding puromycin-sensitive aminopeptidase-like isoform X1, with protein MGVSIEMARLVVQWKGSSLVKNRFLGVFSSVHLQHTRRSSSICFPRNSYFTYNHHNYNSNVKNEGFYWRRSLLPSFSPKLSGKRLASLVETEPLPAHSEELKMDAPKEIFLKDYKMPDYLFDTVDLKFVLGEEKTIVFSKIAVYPRVAGISSPLVLHGSDLKLLSIKINGKELQQQDFHLDHRHLTLLSPPVSAFTLEIETEMYPQKNTSLEGLYKSSGNFCTQCEAEGFRKITFYQDRPDVMARYTCRIEADKSLYPVLLSNGNLIEQGDLEDGKHYALWEDPFKKPCYLFALVAGPLESRVDKFITRSGREVTLKIWTPSDDVPKTAHAMYSLKAAMKWDEEVFGLEYDLDLFNIVAVPDFNMGAMENKSLNIFNSKLVLALPESATDGDYAAILGVIGHEYFHNWTGNRVTCRDWFQLSLKEGLTVFRDQEFSSDLGSRTVKRIADVSRLRNYQFPQDAGPMAHPVRPHSYIKMDNFYTVTVYEKGAEVVRMYKTLLGSSGFRKGMDLYFKRHDGQAVTCEDFFSAMRDANNADFSNFLLWYSQAGTPNVKVASLYNPDAQTYSLKFSQEVPPTPGQPVKEPMFIPVSVGLLDSSGKDMPLTSIHHDGMLHTVSTPGQSVFTTVLRVTKKEEEFVFVNIPERPIPSLLRCYSAPVRLDSDLTDSDLFFLLAHDSDEFNRWEAGQVLARKLMLSLVSDFQQNKSLNLNPNFIEGIRSILCNSSLDKEFIAKAITLPGEGEIMDMMAIADPDAVHAVRTFIKKQIALSLKEDLLATINSNRSLEAYVFDHDNMARRALKNTALAYLASLDDPELTNLALHEYKSATNMTDQFAALAALAQNPGQVRDEVLSDFYGKWQHDFLVVNKWFALQAMSDIPGNVANVQKLLSHPAFDLRNPNKVYSLIGGFCGSPVNFHAKDGSGYKFLGELVVQLDILNPQVASRMVSAFSRWRRYDEHRQALAKAQLELIMSANGLSENVYEIASKSLAA; from the exons ATGGGTGTCTCGATCGAAATGGCTCGTTTGGTAGTCCAGTGGAAAGGTTCGAGTTTGGTAAAGAATCGGTTTCTCGGCGTCTTTTCTTCCGTTCAT CTTCAGCATACACGTAGAAGTTCTTCTATCTGTTTCCCAAGAAATAGCTATTTCACCTATAATCACCATAATTACAATTCGAACGTTAAGAACGAG GGTTTCTATtggaggagaagcctcttacctTCATTTTCACCT AAATTAAGTGGAAAAAGGCTAGCTTCTTTAGTTGAAACTGAACCTCTACCTGCACACTCAGAGGAGTTGAAAATGGACGCACCAAAAGAGATATTTCTGAAGGACTACAAGATGCCAGATTATTTGTTTGACACG GTTGACTTGAAATTTGTATTGGGAGAGGAAAAGACTATAGTCTTCTCTAAAATTGCTGTTTACCCCAGGGTTGCTG GTATTTCGTCTCCTTTGGTTCTTCATGGAAGTGATCTTAAGctattgtcaattaaaattaacGGAAAGGAATTACAG CAACAAGATTTTCACTTGGATCATCGTCATTTGACCCTGCTATCACCGCCTGTTAGTGCATTTACACTTGAAATTGAGACAGAGATGTATCCACAAAAGAATACATCATTAGAG GGTCTGTACAAGTCCTCTGGAAATTTTTGCACACAGTGTGAAGCTGAAGGTTTTCGGAAAATAACCTTTTATCAG GATCGCCCTGATGTGATGGCAAGATATACTTGTAGAATTGAAGCTGATAAGTCTCTTTATCCAGTGCTTTTATCTAATGGAAATCTGATAGAGCAAGGTGATCTGGAg GATGGGAAGCATTATGCTTTATGGGAAGATCCTTTTAAAAAACCATGCTACTTGTTTGCATTAGTTGCTGGACCACTAGAAAGCAGAGTTGATAAATTTATCACTCGCTCTGGACGTGAGGTTACCTTGAAGATTTGGACACCCTCAGATGATGTACCCAAAACTGCCCATGCGATGTATTCTCTTAAAGCAGCTATGAAATGGGATGAAGAA GTTTTTGGTCTTGAATATGATCTTGATTTGTTCAACATTGTGGCTGTTCCTGATTTTAACAT GGGAGCCATGGAGAACAAGAGTCTGAAT ATATTTAATTCTAAGCTTGTGTTGGCATTGCCTGAAAGTGCTACTGATGGAGATTATGCTGCAATTTTGGGAGTAATTGGTCATGAG TATTTCCATAACTGGACAGGCAACAG AGTCACCTGCCGAGACTGGTTCCAACTAAGTCTAAAAGAAGGTCTTACTGTATTTAGAGATCAG GAATTCTCATCTGACTTAGGCAGTCGCACAGTTAAGCGGATAGCTGATGTTTCCAGATTGCGAAATTACCAATTCCCACAG GATGCTGGCCCCATGGCACACCCTGTCCGCCCACACTCATACATTAAG ATGGATAACTTCTATACTG TGACG GTGTATGAAAAG GGTGCTgaagttgttagaatgtataaaACCTTGCTtggtagttctgggtttagaaAG GGTATGGATCTATATTTCAAGAGACACGATGGACAAGCAGTGACTTGTGAAGATTTTTTTTCTGCTATGCGTGATGCAAACAATGCAGATTTCTCTAATTTCTTACTATG GTACTCTCAAGCTGGAACACCTAATGTCAAGGTTGCTTCTTTGTATAATCCTGATGCTCAGACATACTCTTTGAAGTTCAG TCAAGAAGTGCCTCCTACTCCTGGTCAACCCGTGAAAGAACCTATGTTTATACCTGTGTCTGTTGGACTACTTGACTCAAGTGGAAAAGACATGCCCCTCACTTCTATTCATCATGATGGAATGCTGCATACAGTTTCAACTCCTGGCCAATCAGTATTTACAACTGTGCTTCGAGTCACAAAG AAGGAAGAAGAATTTGTGTTTGTCAATATACCTGAACGACCAATCCCTTCACTATTACGATGCTATAGTGCACCGGTTCGTCTTGATTCTGATCTCACGGATAGTGACCTATTCTTTTTGCTAGCACATGATTCAGATGAATTTAACAG ATGGGAGGCTGGTCAAGTCTTGGCGCGTAAATTGATGTTAAGTCTTGTATCTGACTTCCAGCAGAACAAGTCATTGaatttgaaccctaattttaTCGAAGGGATTAGAAGCATCCTTTGCAACTCAAGCTTAGACAAA GAATTTATTGCGAAAGCAATCACCTTGCCTGGTGAAGGGGAGATAATGGACATGATGGCAATTGCAGATCCAGATGCTGTTCATGCTGTCCGGACCTTCATTAAGAAGCAGATTGCTCTTAGTCTGAAGGAAGATCTCTTAGCCACT ATTAATAGTAACAGAAGCTTGGAGGCTTAtgtttttgaccatgataatatgGCCCGACGTGCTTTAAAGAATACAGCTCTTG CTTATCTTGCATCATTGGATGACCCGGAGCTCACCAATCTTGCATTGCACGAGTACAAGTCTGCTACTAATATGACTGACCAGTTTGCTGCTTTGGCTGCATTAGCCCAAAATCCAGGTCAAGTTCGTGATGAAGTTCTCTCTGATTTCTACGGAAAATGGCAGCATGACTTTTTG GTTGTAAATAAATGGTTTGCCCTTCAAGCCATGTCAGACATTCCTGGGAATGTGGCAAATGTCCAGAAGTTGTTGAGCCACCCGGCATTCGACCTACGAAATCCTAACAAG GTTTACTCATTAATTGGAGGTTTCTGTGGCTCACCTGTGAATTTTCATGCAAAAGATGGTTCAGGCTACAAATTCTTGGGTGAATTAGTGGTGCAGTTGGACATACTAAACCCTCAG GTGGCATCGCGAATGGTATCTGCCTTCTCTAGGTGGAGGCGCTACGATGAGCATAGGCAAGCCCTTGCCAAG GCGCAACTTGAATTGATCATGTCGGCCAATGGACTGTCGGAAAACGTCTATGAAATTGCTTCCAAAAGCTTGGCAGCTTGA
- the LOC122047602 gene encoding puromycin-sensitive aminopeptidase-like isoform X2, with the protein MDAPKEIFLKDYKMPDYLFDTVDLKFVLGEEKTIVFSKIAVYPRVAGISSPLVLHGSDLKLLSIKINGKELQQQDFHLDHRHLTLLSPPVSAFTLEIETEMYPQKNTSLEGLYKSSGNFCTQCEAEGFRKITFYQDRPDVMARYTCRIEADKSLYPVLLSNGNLIEQGDLEDGKHYALWEDPFKKPCYLFALVAGPLESRVDKFITRSGREVTLKIWTPSDDVPKTAHAMYSLKAAMKWDEEVFGLEYDLDLFNIVAVPDFNMGAMENKSLNIFNSKLVLALPESATDGDYAAILGVIGHEYFHNWTGNRVTCRDWFQLSLKEGLTVFRDQEFSSDLGSRTVKRIADVSRLRNYQFPQDAGPMAHPVRPHSYIKMDNFYTVTVYEKGAEVVRMYKTLLGSSGFRKGMDLYFKRHDGQAVTCEDFFSAMRDANNADFSNFLLWYSQAGTPNVKVASLYNPDAQTYSLKFSQEVPPTPGQPVKEPMFIPVSVGLLDSSGKDMPLTSIHHDGMLHTVSTPGQSVFTTVLRVTKKEEEFVFVNIPERPIPSLLRCYSAPVRLDSDLTDSDLFFLLAHDSDEFNRWEAGQVLARKLMLSLVSDFQQNKSLNLNPNFIEGIRSILCNSSLDKEFIAKAITLPGEGEIMDMMAIADPDAVHAVRTFIKKQIALSLKEDLLATINSNRSLEAYVFDHDNMARRALKNTALAYLASLDDPELTNLALHEYKSATNMTDQFAALAALAQNPGQVRDEVLSDFYGKWQHDFLVVNKWFALQAMSDIPGNVANVQKLLSHPAFDLRNPNKVYSLIGGFCGSPVNFHAKDGSGYKFLGELVVQLDILNPQVASRMVSAFSRWRRYDEHRQALAKAQLELIMSANGLSENVYEIASKSLAA; encoded by the exons ATGGACGCACCAAAAGAGATATTTCTGAAGGACTACAAGATGCCAGATTATTTGTTTGACACG GTTGACTTGAAATTTGTATTGGGAGAGGAAAAGACTATAGTCTTCTCTAAAATTGCTGTTTACCCCAGGGTTGCTG GTATTTCGTCTCCTTTGGTTCTTCATGGAAGTGATCTTAAGctattgtcaattaaaattaacGGAAAGGAATTACAG CAACAAGATTTTCACTTGGATCATCGTCATTTGACCCTGCTATCACCGCCTGTTAGTGCATTTACACTTGAAATTGAGACAGAGATGTATCCACAAAAGAATACATCATTAGAG GGTCTGTACAAGTCCTCTGGAAATTTTTGCACACAGTGTGAAGCTGAAGGTTTTCGGAAAATAACCTTTTATCAG GATCGCCCTGATGTGATGGCAAGATATACTTGTAGAATTGAAGCTGATAAGTCTCTTTATCCAGTGCTTTTATCTAATGGAAATCTGATAGAGCAAGGTGATCTGGAg GATGGGAAGCATTATGCTTTATGGGAAGATCCTTTTAAAAAACCATGCTACTTGTTTGCATTAGTTGCTGGACCACTAGAAAGCAGAGTTGATAAATTTATCACTCGCTCTGGACGTGAGGTTACCTTGAAGATTTGGACACCCTCAGATGATGTACCCAAAACTGCCCATGCGATGTATTCTCTTAAAGCAGCTATGAAATGGGATGAAGAA GTTTTTGGTCTTGAATATGATCTTGATTTGTTCAACATTGTGGCTGTTCCTGATTTTAACAT GGGAGCCATGGAGAACAAGAGTCTGAAT ATATTTAATTCTAAGCTTGTGTTGGCATTGCCTGAAAGTGCTACTGATGGAGATTATGCTGCAATTTTGGGAGTAATTGGTCATGAG TATTTCCATAACTGGACAGGCAACAG AGTCACCTGCCGAGACTGGTTCCAACTAAGTCTAAAAGAAGGTCTTACTGTATTTAGAGATCAG GAATTCTCATCTGACTTAGGCAGTCGCACAGTTAAGCGGATAGCTGATGTTTCCAGATTGCGAAATTACCAATTCCCACAG GATGCTGGCCCCATGGCACACCCTGTCCGCCCACACTCATACATTAAG ATGGATAACTTCTATACTG TGACG GTGTATGAAAAG GGTGCTgaagttgttagaatgtataaaACCTTGCTtggtagttctgggtttagaaAG GGTATGGATCTATATTTCAAGAGACACGATGGACAAGCAGTGACTTGTGAAGATTTTTTTTCTGCTATGCGTGATGCAAACAATGCAGATTTCTCTAATTTCTTACTATG GTACTCTCAAGCTGGAACACCTAATGTCAAGGTTGCTTCTTTGTATAATCCTGATGCTCAGACATACTCTTTGAAGTTCAG TCAAGAAGTGCCTCCTACTCCTGGTCAACCCGTGAAAGAACCTATGTTTATACCTGTGTCTGTTGGACTACTTGACTCAAGTGGAAAAGACATGCCCCTCACTTCTATTCATCATGATGGAATGCTGCATACAGTTTCAACTCCTGGCCAATCAGTATTTACAACTGTGCTTCGAGTCACAAAG AAGGAAGAAGAATTTGTGTTTGTCAATATACCTGAACGACCAATCCCTTCACTATTACGATGCTATAGTGCACCGGTTCGTCTTGATTCTGATCTCACGGATAGTGACCTATTCTTTTTGCTAGCACATGATTCAGATGAATTTAACAG ATGGGAGGCTGGTCAAGTCTTGGCGCGTAAATTGATGTTAAGTCTTGTATCTGACTTCCAGCAGAACAAGTCATTGaatttgaaccctaattttaTCGAAGGGATTAGAAGCATCCTTTGCAACTCAAGCTTAGACAAA GAATTTATTGCGAAAGCAATCACCTTGCCTGGTGAAGGGGAGATAATGGACATGATGGCAATTGCAGATCCAGATGCTGTTCATGCTGTCCGGACCTTCATTAAGAAGCAGATTGCTCTTAGTCTGAAGGAAGATCTCTTAGCCACT ATTAATAGTAACAGAAGCTTGGAGGCTTAtgtttttgaccatgataatatgGCCCGACGTGCTTTAAAGAATACAGCTCTTG CTTATCTTGCATCATTGGATGACCCGGAGCTCACCAATCTTGCATTGCACGAGTACAAGTCTGCTACTAATATGACTGACCAGTTTGCTGCTTTGGCTGCATTAGCCCAAAATCCAGGTCAAGTTCGTGATGAAGTTCTCTCTGATTTCTACGGAAAATGGCAGCATGACTTTTTG GTTGTAAATAAATGGTTTGCCCTTCAAGCCATGTCAGACATTCCTGGGAATGTGGCAAATGTCCAGAAGTTGTTGAGCCACCCGGCATTCGACCTACGAAATCCTAACAAG GTTTACTCATTAATTGGAGGTTTCTGTGGCTCACCTGTGAATTTTCATGCAAAAGATGGTTCAGGCTACAAATTCTTGGGTGAATTAGTGGTGCAGTTGGACATACTAAACCCTCAG GTGGCATCGCGAATGGTATCTGCCTTCTCTAGGTGGAGGCGCTACGATGAGCATAGGCAAGCCCTTGCCAAG GCGCAACTTGAATTGATCATGTCGGCCAATGGACTGTCGGAAAACGTCTATGAAATTGCTTCCAAAAGCTTGGCAGCTTGA
- the LOC122047603 gene encoding probable 2-oxoglutarate-dependent dioxygenase SLC1, whose translation MGLDMMVERNTSDQEEREEEEEEKAAKNRYTKGVKHLLEIGISSVPKDYILPPQDRPRVTDKDLEHGSNFCLPVVDMARLRSLSAADRIQALEAVDKACKEYGFFQVVNHGMNEEGMRRMMAAGRRFFEQGFEERKKWMTSDIRGKVRYGTSFNQINDTVFCWRDFLKLNCQPLQEMLPLCPSSPKDLRDEVVSYVEEIQVLFLEIMAVVLEALGVRKEEALMEEFEEGSHMLIVNYFPPCPNPDLTLGMPPHSDYGFLTLLLQDDVAGLQVYHRDRWFTINPLFNSIVVNIGDHLEIFSNGRYKSVLHRVLVNSTKPRMSIASLHSLPFSSTVRPAAALIDDAGRGRLYKDTDFAAFLNYISSHDANRKSFLETRKLTPNGQRG comes from the exons ATGGGATTGGATATGATGGTCGAAAGAAACACAAGTGACCAAGAGGagcgtgaagaagaagaagaagagaaggcggCGAAGAACCGCTACACGAAGGGAGTGAAGCATCTACTTGAGATCGGCATTTCTAGTGTCCCCAAAGACTACATCTTGCCCCCACAAGACCGGCCTCGAGTCACCGACAAGGACCTAGAACACGGCTCCAATTTCTGCCTTCCGGTAGTTGACATGGCCCGGCTCCGATCATTGTCTGCCGCTGACCGCATTCAAGCCCTCGAGGCCGTCGACAAGGCATGCAAAGAATATGGCTTCTTTCAG GTGGTGAATCATGGGATGAATGAAGAGGGGATGAGGAGGATGATGGCGGCTGGGAGGAGGTTCTTCGAGCAGGGGTTCGAGGAGAGGAAGAAGTGGATGACGAGCGATATAAGGGGGAAAGTGAGGTATGGCACCAGCTTCAACCAGATCAATGACACAGTGTTTTGTTGGAGGGACTTCTTGAAACTCAATTGCCAACCACTGCAAGAGATGCTTCCCCTTTGTCCTTCTTCTCCCAAAGACTTGAG GGACGAGGTGGTCTCGTACGTGGAGGAAATCCAAGTTTTGTTTTTGGAAATCATGGCGGTCGTTCTTGAAGCATTGGGAGTAAGAAAGGAAGAAGCCCTGATGGAAGAGTTTGAAGAGGGATCTCATATGCTCATTGTCAACTACTTTCCGCCTTGCCCTAATCCGGATCTTACACTCGGGATGCCGCCGCACTCTGACTACGGCTTCCTTACCCTCCTCCTTCAAGACGACGTCGCTGGACTTCAAGTCTACCATCGTGATCGATGGTTCACCATCAATCCTCTCTTCAATTCTATCGTTGTCAACATCGGCGACCATCTCGAG ATATTTAGCAACGGAAGGTATAAGAGCGTGTTGCACCGAGTGCTGGTGAACTCGACCAAGCCACGAATGTCTATTGCGTCGCTACATAGCCTACCGTTCTCGAGCACAGTCAGGCCGGCAGCAGCGCTCATCGACGACGCTGGCAGGGGGCGGTTGTACAAGGACACAGACTTTGCCGCCTTCCTCAACTACATCTCCTCTCACGATGCTAACCGCAAGAGCTTCCTGGAGACGAGGAAGTTGACTCCCAATGGTCAACGAGGATGA